ATTTTTCCTTCATGAGTGTTCTGATGATAGCGGTGACCTTGCGGACGCAGTTTCCGTATGCGACGCTTCCGTATTTGTACTCGATTATTTTAAGCTGATCGACCTGGATTGAAATACAGGCGATGTATTGCAGGCCGGTAAATATGGCTTCGATATTGTCATATTCTTTCAGTAATGTCGGAAGACATATGATTTCATTCTCATAGAAGCCTTTGTGGATCGACGTGGTAATATGGGAGGTATCCTCTTTCCTTTTTTTTGTTTTGCCCATATCTACACTATAGTCACTGCACTGTCTTTTTTCCAATTTCTTTTCATCCTCCATGCGGATTCAAGAGGGGTTTCACCGGTTTTTACCGATGATATCCCTTTTACACCCATCCCCTTTTCAGTGTATGGTTAAACGAAAGAAGGAGTGTTTATGAATAAAATAGCGGTGCTGTATGATTCGCAAAGCGGAAATACCCGGACAATGGCCGGTCTTGTCCGTGAAGGGGCGTTATGTGTTGCCGATACGGAGGTAAGGCTGCTTCGGGTAAACGAGGCGGATGTGAATGACCTCCTGTGGTGCGACGGTATCGCAGCCGGTTCCCCCACTCATGCGGGGCTTGTTTCCGCTGCAATGAAAACCTTCTGGGATAACGCCGTAAAAAAGGTCTGGGGAAAGATCGACGGAAAGATCGGCTGCGCGTTTGCTTCTTCCGGCGGGAGGGGGGGCGGTGCGGAACTTGTCTGCCAGTCGATCGCGACGATCATGCTCAATTTCGGGATGTTGGTTTTCGGTATCCCGGACTACACCGGTCCCGGACAGACGCTTCATTACGGAGCGATCGCCGTCGGACCGCCGGCCGATGGCGCCGAATCCGAGGCGTGCAGACGGCTCGGGAGGCGGCTTGCAGAATGGGTCGCCTATTACTGTCACGGGAAAAAGGAAATGCACCCGCTGGTTCAGGAGTACCGGAAAAGGTAATACCAAAGAATACGATGCGTCATAACTTTATTTCCATATCTCTCCACCATCGTCA
The sequence above is drawn from the Spirochaetales bacterium genome and encodes:
- a CDS encoding NAD(P)H-dependent oxidoreductase; the protein is MNKIAVLYDSQSGNTRTMAGLVREGALCVADTEVRLLRVNEADVNDLLWCDGIAAGSPTHAGLVSAAMKTFWDNAVKKVWGKIDGKIGCAFASSGGRGGGAELVCQSIATIMLNFGMLVFGIPDYTGPGQTLHYGAIAVGPPADGAESEACRRLGRRLAEWVAYYCHGKKEMHPLVQEYRKR